The following proteins are co-located in the Branchiostoma lanceolatum isolate klBraLanc5 chromosome 16, klBraLanc5.hap2, whole genome shotgun sequence genome:
- the LOC136422241 gene encoding NXPE family member 3-like, whose translation MLLLQERSWISNSMMKAHRFTKKTLYNVPQFINRWNDSISAVSNPQSDTSGTKATNGLSKIPTFNEILNQSSKPVQMSKTIEMPLKPLRLTEIKRSTKTLTLKSFHAFPRVSSVNRRRIFRLSKTVQSPFISSVYVKKLKFYLHSTSERQFTAGDMLQVGFCGSNKRNKTVTNIGDFYRASIMSKETKSGAVGFITDHQNGTYTAMFRLLWEGEVTIRIQLVLPRQAIDVIARISHERPVDLIMFQKRYTVGKRDVDKQCNIDPVIFKNSAVCNYSDPHAGVSWYCEKPANISCNTPGYHSKLRYSKENLLKTGEEKLFGRRITALKMPITGYPSVINVKKGGDLLANRRRCVSGLAIPPISGFYQQGVWHSLVCKNRHFSQKSEWQKCLKGTTVHFFGDSTIRQWWEHLVRILNLTETHTPETIPSTGPLLASDSVHNVTVRYRIHGPPYRCNWTRTFLIKYVANAIDEIKGGPNDVVGITMWAHFTSYPVGVYRKRMEAVRAAIERLLHRSPETLVVIKSANTRKGDVIIAGDWHAYRLDRVMREVFRGMKVVLIDAWEMTNAQHWHEDNIHPAQDIIEQELEFLCSFICPL comes from the exons atgttgttgTTACAGGAAAGATCTTGGATCAGCAACTCAATGATGAAAGCACACAGATTTACTAAAAAAACTTTATACAACGTGCCCCAATTTATAAACCGATGGAATGATTCCATCAGTGCAGTTTCTAACCCTCAATCTGATACATCTGGGACTAAGGCAACCAACGGCTTATCGAAAATCCCGACTTTTAATGAGATATTAAATCAGTCATCAAAGCCAGTGCAGATGTCTAAAACAATAGAAATGCCACTAAAGCCTCTACGTTTAACAGAAATCAAGCGATCAACTAAAACATTAACATTGAAAAGCTTCCACGCATTTCCAAGAGTTTCATCCGTGAATAGACGGCGCATCTTTAGGCTTTCCAAAACGGTCCAATCACCATTTATTTCTTCGGTTTACGTAAAGAAActgaagttttatttacattctaCGTCTGAAAGACAGTTTACCGCAGGAGACATGTTGCAAGTTGGTTTCTGTGGAAGCAATAAACGCAATAAAACGGTTACCAATATTGGGGATTTTTACCGAGCGTCCATTATGTCAAAAGAGACTAAGTCTGGTGCAGTTGGCTTCATCACGGATCACCAGAACGGAACGTACACCGCGATGTTCCGACTGTTGTGGGAGGGGGAGGTTACCATCAGAATTCAACTAGTCCTCCCACGACAGGCTATCGATGTTATAGCAAGAATCAGCCACGAACGTCCTGTTGACCTCATCATGTTTCAGAAGCGCTATACTGTAGGGAAACGAGATGTAGACAAACAATGTAACATAGACCCGGTCATTTTCAAGAACAGTGCAGTTTGTAACTACTCGGACCCACATGCAGGCGTCTCGTGGTATTGCGAGAAACCCGCCAATATTTCCTGCAATACTCCAGGCTACCACTCTAAGCTTCGATACAGCAAAGAAAATCTTTTGAAGACTGGGGAAGAAAAACTATTTGGCAG GAGAATTACGGCACTGAAGATGCCCATTACTGGATATCCATCGGTGATTAATGTGAAGAAAG GGGGTGACCTCTTGGCCAATCGCAGGCGATGTGTCAGTGGACTCGCTATTCCGCCGATATCCGGTTTTTACCAGCAGGGCGTTTGGCACTCTCTTGTCTGCAAGAATAGACATTTCTCTCAGAAATCGGAGTGGCAGAAATGCCTTAAAGGGACAACTGTACATTTTTTCGGGGATTCTACTATAAGGCAGTGGTGGGAACATTTGGTGCGAATCTTGAATTTGACAGAAACACATACTCCGGAAACCATCCCCTCGACTGGTCCATTACTTGCCAGTGACTCTGTTCATAACGTAACGGTTAGATATCGAATCCATGGACCGCCGTATCGTTGTAATTGGACCCGCACGTTTCTTATCAAGTACGTCGCCAATGCAATTGATGAAATCAAAGGAGGACCGAACGATGTGGTGGGCATCACCATGTGGGCACATTTTACATCGTACCCTGTGGGGGTCTACAGGAAGAGAATGGAAGCCGTCCGTGCTGCAATAGAACGTTTACTACACAGGAGTCCGGAAACTCTTGTGGTCATCAAGTCGGCAAACACGCGAAAGGGAGATGTCATCATAGCCGGGGATTGGCACGCGTACAGGCTGGACCGGGTTATGCGGGAAGTGTTCCGTGGGATGAAAGTTGTTCTCATAGACGCTtgggaaatgacaaatgcacaaCACTGGCACGAGGATAATATCCACCCTGCCCAGGACATCATCGAACAGGAACTAGAGTTTCTTTGTTCGTTCATTTGTCCCTTGTGA